A single region of the Drosophila miranda strain MSH22 chromosome 2, D.miranda_PacBio2.1, whole genome shotgun sequence genome encodes:
- the LOC108157030 gene encoding protein SON: protein MTENSENASNVESSQLEQSGEQSSPSGPSSQIMVKSEKFDADVEAKLRALNAKNKSEQKQRHSHGQQDDDTEDDDEDCDGDGSSVDDKKAIVPVKSSNEILAELFGVFNAAPPAELLDDKNLLKLKHKKVKKEKKKKKKTSKSDGECSESDAEGKHKHRRKKHKHKHKDTKEKDRNKAKEKQSAAHAPVVSVVSACLKEKEKPETKKRASERNNHAEVLQPKREKRERERDRSHNSFYNGYRVGERPSERPSERPSNKAREMSDVSLSDEESYLREKASNGRRRPQNSFYDVKEEPKEELPQLHHGKRNAWDSGTRRPRRSRSRSRSRPRDLGIDKKRLLEVARKNAIHMFKRGNLPGVADMTPEVKDKVLIKMRYGGRTVQDLTDFCKKISSGDALSDLSSDEESDTDKNGNAKAFHHPFQLKEREPIVMHIRNSTPIQPRREDQTKAITMQFPVSSGQEHRKTETWVPVGRKDSLAPLPSLPPAKQSTNIFQDIQKNVFAKSIPQLEKQEPAFKSIGATALEASTSTSTPSPVTGPAPVPAPVPPPRPEPVPAPVIAFTPAPIPFVPEVPIPSATTPVTPSLSATTQHHSSHIRASIFPESGPLSMDVSSIITQRLSAIRRLQANPTDCEAIKMMHNAHRDMSSWASSKHLPGQFTGSTGAHVMKAHELNSGPQLWVRRDQLTSTKPVTGGMGMALLQKMGWKPGEGLGRCKTGSLQPLLLDVKLDKRGLVSREDIKRQPPRPAAGQRKNKDRGCGGVGGGPSGQGVAPMVVTVDKHPVCVLNELTSKNRWTPPQYILQQESGPSHTRSFLFSVEINGQLYTPDRPCNTKKEAKLNAAKLCLESLGILQPS from the exons ATGACGGAAAATTCGGAGAACGCCTCGAATGTGGAGAGTTCTCAATTGGAACAGTCGGGGGAACAGTCTTCCCCCAGTGGTCCTTCTTCGCAGATCATGGTAAAATCCGAGAAGTTTGATGCCGATGTTGAGGCCAAGTTGAGAGCCTTGAATGCGAAGAATAAGTCGGAACAGAAGCAAAGGCATAGCCATGGCCAGCAGGATGACGACACGGAAGACGATGACGAAGACTGTGATGGCGATGGCTCCTCTGTGGATGATAAAAAGGCCATTGTGCCGGTGAAGTCGTCCAACGAAATACTCGCAGAACTCTTTGGCGTTTTCAATGCAGCACCTCCCGCGGAGCTGCTCGATGACAAAAATCTTCTCAAGCTCAAGCACAAAAAGGTCAAAAAggagaagaaaaagaagaagaagacgTCCAAATCGGATGGCGAGTGTTCGGAATCGGATGCGGAGGGCAAGCACAAGCACAGGCGGAAAAAGCATAAGCATAAACACAAGGACACCAAGGAAAAGGATCGCAACAAGGCCAAGGAGAAGCAATCTGCTGCTCATGCTCCTGTTGTTTCTGTGGTTTCTGCCTGTCTCAAGGAGAAAGAGAAACCTGAGACTAAGAAACGAGCCTCGGAAAGAAACAATCATGCGGAAGTCCTGCAACCAAAGAGGGAGAAGCGGGAGCGAGAGCGTGACCGCAGCCACAATAGCTTCTATAATGGCTACAGGGTAGGCGAACGACCCAGCGAGAGGCCCAGCGAAAGACCCAGCAACAAGGCTCGTGAAATGTCCGATGTCTCGCTCTCCGACGAGGAATCATATCTCCGCGAGAAGGCCTCCAACGGACGCCGACGACCTCAGAACAGCTTCTATGATGTGAAAGAAGAGCCCAAGGAGGAGCTCCCCCAGCTGCACCACGGTAAGCGCAATGCTTGGGACTCCGGCACGAGGCGGCCACGTCGGTCAAGGTCCCGGTCTCGATCCCGACCTCGAGATCTGGGCATTGACAAGAAGCGGCTTCTGGAGGTGGCGCGCAAGAATGCCATCCACATGTTCAAGCGGGGAAATCTGCCGGGTGTGGCCGATATGACGCCCGAGGTGAAGGACAAGGTCTTGATCAAGATGCGTTATGGGGGACGTACCGTCCAGGATCTGACGGACTTTTGCAAGAAGATCTCCAGCGGCGATGCGCTATCCGATCTCAGCTCCGACGAGGAGTCCGATACGGATAAGAATGGGAATGCGAAGGCCTTCCACCACCCCTTCCAGCTCAAAGAGCGGGAACCGATTGTGATGCACATCCGCAACTCCACGCCGATACAGCCGCGGAGGGAGGATCAAACCAAGGCCATAACCATGCAGTTTCCGGTGTCTTCAGGGCAGGAGCATCGCAAAACCGAGACCTGGGTGCCTGTGGGGCGCAAGGATTCGTTGGCCCCACTACCATCGCTACCGCCTGCCAAACAATCTACGAATATCTTTCAGGACATACAGAAGAATGTGTTTGCCAAATCCATACCGCAATTGGAGAAGCAAGAGCCCGCCTTTAAGTCGATAGGTGCAACAGCATTGGAAGCGTCTACGTCTACGTCTACACCTTCACCTGTGACCGGACCTGCACCCGTTCCCGCACCGGTTCCTCCGCCTCGTCCAGAGCCAGTTCCAGCTCCAGTAATTGCATTCACTCCCGCTCCGATACCGTTTGTGCCTGAGGTCCCCATACCATCTGCGACAACACCAGTGACGCCCAGCCTGTCAGCAACGACGCAGCATCATTCGTCACACATTCGTGCTTCCATCTTCCCGGAGTCGGGGCCGCTCAGCATGGATGTGTCGAGTATAATTACCCAGCGACTTAGTGCCATCCGTCGACTACAG GCAAATCCCACCGACTGCGAGGCCATCAAAATGATGCACAACGCACACCGGGACATGTCCTCGTGGGCCTCCTCGAAGCATCTGCCAGGCCAATTCACTGGCAGCACGGGCGCCCACGTGATGAAGGCCCATGAGCTGAATAGCGGTCCGCAGCTGTGGGTACGTCGGGATCAGCTGACCTCCACCAAGCCGGTGACGGGCGGCATGGGCATGGCACTGTTGCAGAAAATGGGCTGGAAGCCCGGCGAAGGACTGGGACGGTGCAAGACGGGGTCCCtgcagccgctgctgctggatgtGAAACTGGACAAACGCGGACTGGTGTCGCGCGAGGATATCAAACGGCAGCCCCCGCGCCCAGCGGCCGGGCAGCGTAAAAACAAGGATAGGGGCTGCGGCGGCGTCGGTGGCGGCCCTTCTGGCCAAGGGGTTGCACCCATGGTAGTAACGGTGGACAAGCATCCCGTGTGTGTGCTGAATGAGCTGACATCGAAGAACCGGTGGACGCCGCCGCAGTATATTCTGCAGCAGGAATCAGGCCCGTCGCACACACGCAGTTTCCTCTTCTCCGTGGAGATCAATGGGCAATTGTACACCCCCGACCGGCCGTGCAACACCAAGAAGGAGGCCAAGCTGAACGCGGCCAAATTGTGCTTGGAAAGTTTGGGCATCTTGCAGCCCAGTTAG
- the LOC108157560 gene encoding zinc finger protein 878, whose protein sequence is METCRTCAISMFVCHGSNNFLDLFHPTCWQSEMAQIRLEFVHWNLKISPNDGLPQKICSDCFTKFCSIYTFRLGCQEAQLKLSNIYDKIDASSLEDECQEEEGEHEDAEAVPETTIIGATTTTTTVSTETQPNTATAPPIEFFVETIGHTEASNDNDSQPLYQDDDDDNDDDDDDDVDASQELTISYACKFCFRPQESYQLQQLLLDHINASHDPEQPYNCPECEECFQDAASRTVHLKSSHVEKQFKCEVCGKQYSDRHNLRHHIEKYHSETDFECTMCEKRFFTRKSLNYHMKWHNPERQLKCRQSGCERLFINQRHLKCHEATHTGASARKSEHCGFCGKTFIHLKTLRWHIYRQHGGEKPYKCANCTEVFASYAEKRIHMLERHRENLTPIERSECMLCRQPFGSEQELIHHMSVDHLQRAASAPVIANNKRVLQQKRERQYSGLFQCDSCTQRFNMKSALDRHAAVHSEKDRPHACLHCSKRFKRAQDLKWHIKTHEKEKPNVCDVCGKAFALKYVLTQHRLSHEVLEKNFKCNVCGRAYLFEKSLRLHQRIHTGNTYYKCDLCQERFVTHIKLKTHMQKMHAHASETPSPDSLDDLIKIVIS, encoded by the exons ATGGAAACTTGTCGTACCTGTGCGATTTCCATGTTTGTTTGCCAtggcagcaacaattttctgGACCTATTCCATCCCACCTGCTGGCAGAGTGAAATGGCCCAGATACGACTGGAGTTTGTCCACTGGAATCTGAAG ATTTCTCCCAACGATGGATTGCCACAGAAAATATGCAGCGACTGTTTTACAAAGTTCTGCTCCATTTACACATTTCGACTGGGCTGCCAGGAAGCGCAGTTGAAGTTGTCGAACATTTATGACAAAATCGATGCCAGCAGCTTGGAGGATGAATGCCaggaagaggaaggggaacaTGAAGATGCGGAAGCTGTGCCAGAAACAACAATTATaggagcaacaacaacaacaacgacggtTTCAACCGAAACACAACCAaacactgccactgccccccCAATAGAGTTTTTTGTGGAAACCATAGGCCACACCGAAGCGAGTAACGATAACGACTCACAGCCACTATAccaggatgatgatgatgataatgatgatgatgatgatgatgacgttGATGCCTCTCAGGAACTGACCATTAGCTATGCCTGTAAGTTCTGCTTTAGGCCGCAGGAGAGCTaccagctgcagcagctgctccTGGATCACATAAATGCCAGCCATGATCCAGAGCAGCCGTACAACTGTCCGGAGTGCGAGGAGTGCTTCCAGGATGCTGCCTCCCGGACTGTGCACCTCAAGAGCAGTCATGTGGAGAAGCAGTTCAAGTGCGAAGTGTGCGGCAAGCAGTACAGCGATCGGCACAACCTGCGCCATCACATCGAGAAGTATCACTCGGAGACGGACTTTGAGTGCACCATGTGCGAGAAGCGCTTCTTTACGCGCAAAAGCCTCAACTATCACATGAAGTGGCACAATCCGGAGCGTCAGCTCAAGTGCCGGCAGAGCGGCTGCGAGCGTTTGTTCATCAATCAGCGGCATCTCAAATGCCATGAGGCCACCCATACGGGCGCCAGTGCCAGGAAGAGCGAGCACTGTGGCTTCTGTGGTAAAA CTTTCATACACCTAAAGACACTACGATGGCATATCTATAGACAGCATGGCGGGGAAAAGCCCTacaaatgcgccaactgcaCGGAGG TGTTCGCCTCGTACGCGGAGAAAAGGATCCATATGCTGGAGCGGCACAGGGAGAACCTAACGCCCATTGAACGCAGCGAATGCATGTTGTGCCGCCAGCCCTTTGGCAGCGAGCAGGAGCTCATACATCACATGTCCGTGGATCATTTGCAGCGGGCGGCCAGTGCGCCAGTGATTGCCAACAATAAGCGTGTCCTGCAGCAGAAGCGAGAGCGTCAGTATTCGGGACTCTTTCAATGCGACAGCTGCACCCAGAGATTCAATATGAAGTCGGCCCTGGATCGCCATGCCGCTGTCCATTCGGAGAAGGACAGGCCGCATGCCTGTCTGCACTGCTCAAAGCGTTTCAAACGGGCCCAGGACCTGAAGTGGCACATCAAGACGCACGAGAAGGAGAAGCCCAATGTTTGTGACGTGTGTGGCAAGGCCTTTGCCTTGAAGTATGTCCTCACACAGCATCGGCTAAGCCATGAAG TTTTGGAGAAGAACTTTAAGTGCAACGTTTGCGGTCGGGCCTATCTGTTTGAAAAGAGCCTGCGGCTGCATCAACGCATCCACACGGGCAACACCTACTACAAATGCGATCTGTGCCAGGAACGCTTCGTAACGCACATTAAACTGAAAA CTCATATGCAGAAAATGCATGCACACGCATCTGAGACGCCTTCACCGGACTCCCTGGATGATTTGATAAAGATTGTGATTTCCTAA
- the LOC108153872 gene encoding uncharacterized protein LOC108153872: protein MINKMDRNTAEMVALRSEIGSIKAKVCGEIRKPKEVLPCQPLTTIQELDHFERKLQEESFFKNVTAELMMSGEKAFDKWIQSSWRSIVSDEVARQCSWRGTEAKKCIRGLRVTLAIRTGFNERFSLEDADFDRITQKFFQYAQDRVSKGQKQIKFNSLI, encoded by the exons ATGATTAATAAAATGGACCGAAACACAGCGGAAATGGTGGCTCTTCGTTCCGAAATTGGCTCCATTAAGGCGAAGGTTTGTGGAGAGATCCGCAAACCTAAAGAAGTTCTGCCTTGCCAACCGCTCACAACAATTCAAGAATTAGACCATTTTGAGCGTAAATTGCAGGAAGAAAGTTTCTTCAAAAATGTG ACCGCAGAGTTAATGATGTCGGGCGAGAAAGCATTCGACAAATGGATTCAGAGTTCTTGGCGTTCAATTGTGTCCGACGAGGTCGCACGACAGTGCTCTTGGCGGGGCACAGAGGCAAAAAAGTGCATTAGGGGCTTGCGGGTTACTCTAGCCATCCGTA CGGGATTTAATGAAAGATTTTCGTTAGAGGACGCCGATTTCGACCGAATCACGCAAAAATTCTTCCAGTACGCCCAGGACAGAGTGTCGAAGGGgcaaaaacaaattaaatttaattcaCTAATATAA